From the genome of Gymnogyps californianus isolate 813 chromosome 29, ASM1813914v2, whole genome shotgun sequence:
GATGCTatggacggacggacggatggCTGGCTGGACAGTGTCTGGGGCTGCGTGGCTCTAGGGAAGGACAGATggatgggtggatggatggacagacgGACACCTGCTATGGGAAGGGATGGAAGATGGACAGGCAGATGGCTGGCAGGAGATGGCTGGAGCATCTGGGGGCAGATGGAtggtgtggaggaggagggctgggtgGGTGGTCTGCCAGGACTCGGCCCCCCAACACCCCCCCCAGGGCCCCCCAACAGCCCCCCAGGGCCCAGCATCCTTTGCCAGGGACTCCCAACCCCCTCCCCGGGATCCCTCAGGgagcctgagctgctggaggggaaactgaggcggCGGGGGGGAATGGGGTCACCCTGCATCCAGCTGCTGCCCGTGGGGGGGGGGCtcaaggggaggggggggcaggAAGAGTGCAAAAGGGGGTGTGTGCAAAATAGGGGTTAAAAAAATGGGGGTGCAGAAGGGGAATGCAAGGAGGGGGTGTAAAAAATAGGGATGCAAACGGAGGGgcaaggagagaggaggctgcaAAAATGGGGGGTAGAAAGAGGGGGTGCAAAAGGGGGGGAGGTAAAACCAGAGGTGCAAAAAGAGGGGTGCAGTCATGAGACCAGGGCAGCCccccctgcctcagtttccccactcaGGATTTCAGGGGATTCCGGGGACAtggggggacatggggacacccTGGGGGGGGCATGGGGCCCCAGACACCTGGGTGCCTGCGGTGACCGGGGTGCACCCCAATACACAAACACACCGTGTCACACCCAGGCCCTGACACACCCCAACACCACAAACACCCCAACACCCGGCCCCACACCCCGACACACCCTGGGGCCTGTGGGGACCCCACACACTGTGGGGACACTGAGGCACGGGAGGGGGACTCCCACacagtggggaaactgaggcacgtAGGAACCCAGAGACtatggggaaactgaggcacaggagacacccccccacacacacactgaggACACTGAGGCACTCGGAGGTGACACCACAGCGCTTTTATTGCCCCCCCTTGCCCCCGGGGGGGTTACTCCTTGTagccggggggcgggggggccaCGGCGGCCCCCAGGGTCACCTGGGCCAGGTACGTGGTGTCGAAGCAGTGACGCCGCTCGGGGTCCCCCCGcgagcagcagccctgggggtCGCGCCAGGCGTCCCGGGGGGTGGCGCAGAGGGTGGCGATGCCCTGGGACAGCTGTGGACAATGCGGGGGGGGTCAGGGTGGCTGTGGGGGTCCCCCAGAGCCCCtggacaccccccaccccaccccagcactCACCTGTTCCTGGGCGCAGGCACTTTGCTCCTcggggggcagcgggcagcACGCGGCCGTCATGGCACCCAGCAGCTCCGGCACCGGCCGCCTGCGGGACACGGACATGGGGGGGTCACCTCTTGGGTGGGGGGGGGGcccggatgcctgggtcccctctgagatggggggggggaggtccCAGATGCCCGGGTCCCCTCCCTGATGGGGGGGGGGTCGTGGGTGAGGGTGGGTCCTGGGTGCCTGGGTCCCCTCTGAGATGGGGGGGGGGTCACAGGGGTGAGGGGGGGCAGGATGCCAGGGACCCTCTCTGATGGGGGGTCCCTGATACTTGGGGCCCCTCCTTGATGAGGGGGTCCTGGGGAAGGGTCCCCCCGGATACCTGGGTCCCCTCTGAGATGGGGGGGGGTCATGCTGCTCGGTGCCCCCACCCCGCAGATCCCTCCCCAGGAGTTGGGGGGTGCCCGGGCGCTGGGGTCCCtccggggggggaggaggggaggtggggggggcggTTGTTGGGTGGGGGGCACCCACCTCTTGGTGAGCAGGCGGGTGGGCCCGCAGAGGGAGCGGAgcagcgcggggccgggccgggccaggctGACGTTGTGCAGCTCCCGGTCGTAGGCAGGgtggggggcggcggcggcgaagCAGCGGCCCCGGGCACGGCCCCCCCCGCGCTGGCAGCACCGGTGCTGCCCCGTCTTcaccgccgcctcctcccggcAGAACCGCTCCAGCCCCTTCCGCCACTGCCGGGGGTGCCATCAGTGGGGGCACCCGGGTGCCCTCCCCGGACACCTGGGTCCCCTCCCTGGGTGCCTGGGTCCCCTCTCTGGGTGCCTGGGTCCCCTCCCCGGGTGCCTGGGTCCCGTCCCTGGGTGCCTGGGTGACTCCCCGGACACCTGGGTCCCCTCCCTGGGTGCCTGGATCCCTCCCCGGACACCTGGGTCCCCTCCCTGGGTGCCTGGGTCCCCTCCCTGGGTGCCTGGGTGATTCCCCGGGCACCTGAGTCCCCTCCCTGGGTGCCTGGGTCCCCTCCCTGGGTGCCTGGGTGATTCCCCAGACACCTGGGTCCCCTCCCTGGATGCCTGAGTCCCCTCCCTGGGTGCCTGGGTGACTTCCCAGACACCTGGGTCCCCTCCCCAGGTGCCTGGGTCCCCTCcccggatgcctgggtcccctccCTTGTTTCTAAATGCTTGGATCCCTTCCTGAATCCCTGGGTCCCCTCCCCGGATGCCGGGGTTCCTCCTTGCCACCTGGGTCCCCCCCCAATCCTCGGATGCCTGGGTCCCTCCCAAACACCTGGGTCCCCTCCCCAGACACCTGGGTCCCCTTCCCGAATGCCTGGGTCCCTCCCGGACACCGGGGTCCCtccttgcccccccccccccatgtccCCTCGGCACTCACAGCGTCCTGGGCGCAGGCGAGGCTCCCGTTGCGGCAGCAGCGGCCGTAGTCACGCTCCAGGCGCAGGCGCAGGCGGACGCGAGGGCCGGAGCGGccggaggggccgggggggccggggcgcaACCCCCGCAACTGGCAGATGTTGCCCATGTTGGCGGCGGTGGGCTCGCCGGGGGGAAAGGGCGGCTCGGCGACGGGGTCCCAGACGGCGACGacggcggtggcggcggcctCGGTGATGGCGTCGGGGCCCTGGGCGAAGCAGCGGCGGCGTGCCGCGCCATGCTGCCGGCAGCAGTGGAACTGCCGCGTCTTCACCCCGAATTCATCGGTGCAGAATCCATCCAGCACATCCATCCACTGTGGGACAGCGGGGTCAGACCCCCCCCGCTCTGGGTGtcaccccccctgcccccagggTGTCCCCATGTCACtgtgtcccccccttccccgggaCTCACGGCGCGGCGGGCACAGGGCAGCGGCGTGTCGTGGTGGCAGCAGGCGTTGAGGCGTGGACGGAAGGCGTCGAGCGCGGCTGCCTGCCGGCGCAGGTGGGCGAAGGCGGTGGGGGGCAGCGCGCGGGTCGGGGGGGCCCGGGGGGCTGGCGGCAGTGACGGGTGACGGCGGGGGCCATGGGCCAGGCGGGGGGGAAACCGTCCAGGATGCTGGGCCAGGCGGGGGGGAGGCGCGGGGGGCCGTGGCACCCGCCGCCAGGATGTCGGGGAGCAGCGGGGGggccacctcctcctgcagcactgaaagggggggtgtgggggtgtggggaggcggcggggggtgTCCCCACCGCCCTGGCCCCAGGTGACACTTGTCCCTATATGGCCCCCCCATCCCCATTTGTTCCTTGCCCCTGTGTCTGTCCCCCCCCCAACGCAGTGTCCCCCTGTCCCCAACCCTCactgtccccatgtcccccatgTCACCCCCACCCTGTGTCCCCCCCATCCATGTCCCCGTGCCCCCCTGTCCCCAACCCTggctgtccccatgtcccccccaTCCATGTCCCCATCCCAAGGTGTCCCCCCCAGTGTCTCCCCATCCATGTCCCCCCTTGCCCCCCCATCcatgtccccatccctgcatgTCCCCCCGTGTCCCCCATCCATGCCCCCCCCATCCCCAACACCCCCTGTCCCCCCTTCCATGCCCCCACCCCTGGGTGTCCCCCTGTCCCCAACCCTGGCTGTTCCCATGTCCCCCCATCCCTGGGTATCCCCCTTGTGTCCCCCCCatgtcccccatcccagggtGTCCCCCTCGTGTCCCCCCCATGTCCCCCCATCCCGGGgtgtccccccaccccgtccccccacccctgccctcaCGTTGCTCGATGTGGGGGTGCTGCAGGACCAGGCTCTCCTGTGCCACATGCTGGGGTCGCTCCGGAGCCACCACTGTCACCGGCGGGGGACACAGGGGTGTCAAtggggacaccccccccacatcccctgcccggggagggggggggaaagtggggaccccccccccgaTCCTGTGGGTTGGGAGCCCCATAACGGGGAGGGGACCCAGATGTTCGGGTAGGGGACCCAGATGTCTGGGGACGGGGACCCAGGTGTTCGGGGAAGGGGACCCAGGCGTCTGGGGAAGGGGACCCAGATGTTCAGGAAGAGGACCCAGGCATTCGGGAAGGGACCCAGATGTTCGGGAAGAGGACCCAGGCATTCGGGAAGGGACCCAGATGTTCGGGAAGGGACCCAGATATTTGGGAAGGGACCCAGATGTTCGGGAAGGGGACCCAGGTGTCTAGGGAAAGGACCCAAATGCGTGGGCAGGGACCCAGGCATCTGGGGTGGGGAACCCAAGCATGCGGGTGGGGACCCAGGTGTCCGGGGAGGGGACCCTCATGCGTGGGCAGGGGACCCAGATGTCCCAGTTGGGACCCAGGTGTTTGGGAAAGGGGACCCAGGCGTCTGGGAGAGGCCCCAGATGTGCGGGTggggacccaggcgtccgggcAGGGCACCCAGGTGTCCGAGTGGGGACCCAGGTGTTGAGGAAGGGGACTCGGGTggccggagggggggggggggggggggggggggggggggggggaacccaggGGTCCGGGGAGGGGAACCCAGCCatgcggggtgggggggggggggaccctGGCGTCGGTTGGGGCCACGGGACTCACCGGCAGcaccgaggaggaggaggaggaggaggccgAAGGCGGCCATGGCGTCGGGTGCTGTGGGGCTACCGCCGGCTCGGCCGCCTTATGAagggccggggcgggcgcggggccgtATCCTGCGGGGCTGAGTCACGGCCTGACGTCGCGGCagggcctgggggggggggcttgggggggggggggggcaggccCGGGGGGCTGCGGGTGCTGGGCCGCATCCTGCACCCCCAAACAGGGCCACGGTCA
Proteins encoded in this window:
- the ECM1 gene encoding extracellular matrix protein 1; the protein is MWHRRAWSCSTPTSSNCCRRRWPPRCSPTSWRRVPRPPAPPPRLAQHPGRFPPRLAHGPRRHPSLPPAPRAPPTRALPPTAFAHLRRQAAALDAFRPRLNACCHHDTPLPCARRAWMDVLDGFCTDEFGVKTRQFHCCRQHGAARRRCFAQGPDAITEAAATAVVAVWDPVAEPPFPPGEPTAANMGNICQLRGLRPGPPGPSGRSGPRVRLRLRLERDYGRCCRNGSLACAQDAWRKGLERFCREEAAVKTGQHRCCQRGGGRARGRCFAAAAPHPAYDRELHNVSLARPGPALLRSLCGPTRLLTKRRPVPELLGAMTAACCPLPPEEQSACAQEQLSQGIATLCATPRDAWRDPQGCCSRGDPERRHCFDTTYLAQVTLGAAVAPPPPGYKE